A stretch of Xenopus laevis strain J_2021 chromosome 8S, Xenopus_laevis_v10.1, whole genome shotgun sequence DNA encodes these proteins:
- the yif1b.S gene encoding protein YIF1B-A has product MNQESSFRAPPKRRARGSNPNVSTPHQLFDDTSGGPVPHGGEYPNHSSPALGIPAQAFLSEPMSNFAMAYGSSLASQGKEMMDKNIDRIIPVSKIKYYFAVDTVYVGKKIGLLMFPYMHQDWEVRYQQDTPVAPRFDINAPDLYIPVMAFVTYILVAGLALGTQSRFSPEILGMQASSALAWLIVEVLAILLSLYLVTVNTDLTTVDLVAFTGYKYVGMISGVISGLLFGKTGYYIVLAWCCISIVFFMIRTLRLKILSEAAAEGVLVRGARNQLRMYLTMAIAAVQPIFMYWLTYHLVR; this is encoded by the exons ATGAACCAGGAGAGCAGCTTCAGAGCCC CCCCCAAGAGACGCGCAAGGGGCTCCAACCCAAATGTGTCGACCCCCCACCAGCTGTTTGATGACACAAGCGGAGGGCCTGTTCCTCATGGAGGAGAGTATCCCAACCATTCATCCCCAGCTTTGGGTATCCCGGCACAAGCCTTTTTGTCAGAACCCATGTCCAACTTTGCTATGGCCTATGGCAGCAGCTTGGCCAGTCAGGGAAAGGAAATGATGGACAAGAAT ATCGACCGGATTATCCCAGTgagcaaaattaaatattattttgcgGTTGACACAGTTTACGTTGGTAAGAAGATTGGGCTGCTTATGTTTCCTTACATGCACCAG GATTGGGAAGTGAGATACCAACAGGACACCCCTGTGGCTCCAAGATTTGACATCAATGCTCCTGATCTTTACATTCCAG TCATGGCTTTTGTCACATATATTCTGGTGGCTGGCTTGGCACTGGGGACACAGAGCAG ATTCTCACCAGAGATCCTGGGCATGCAGGCCAGTTCAGCCCTTGCTTGGCTTATTGTAGAGGTGCTTGCAATCCTCCTCAGCCTTTACCTAGTGACTGTAAATACAGATCTTACCACAGTGGATCTTGTTGCTTTCACCGGATATAAATATGTGGG GATGATTTCAGGTGTTATTTCTGGCCTTCTATTTGGGAAAACCGGATACTACATAGTACTCGCCTGGTGCTGTATCTCTATCGTTTTTTTCATG ATCCGCACCCTTCGTTTGAAGATCCTCTCTGAGGCTGCAGCTGAAGGTGTTTTGGTTCGTGGAGCCAGGAACCAGCTGCGTATGTACCTTACAATGGCTATTGCTGCTGTGCAGCCCATCTTCATGTACTGGCTGACCTATCACTTAGTGAGATGA